From Saccharomyces kudriavzevii IFO 1802 strain IFO1802 genome assembly, chromosome: 13, a single genomic window includes:
- the TIF34 gene encoding translation initiation factor eIF3 subunit i (similar to Saccharomyces cerevisiae TIF34 (YMR146C); ancestral locus Anc_2.380), translating to MKAIKLTGHERPLTQVKYNKEGDLLFSCSKDSSASIWYSLNGERLGTLDGHTGTIWSIDVDRFTKYCVTGSADYSIKLWDVSSGQCIATWKSPVPVKRVEFSPCGNYFLAILDNVMKNPGSINIYQIERDSTTHELTKVSEDPIHAIITHEGLDAATVAGWSTKGAYIVAGHKDGKISKYDVNNNYEYVDSIDLHEKSISDMQFSPDLTYFITSSRDTSSFLVDVSTLQVLKKYETDCPLNTAVITPLKEFIILGGGQEAKDVTTTSANEGKFEARFYHKIFEEEIGRVQGHFGPLNTVAISPQGTSYASGGEDGFIRLHHFEKSYFDFKYDVEKAAEAKEHMQEAN from the coding sequence ATGAAGGCTATCAAATTGACTGGTCACGAACGTCCATTAACTCAGGTGAAGTACAACAAAGAGGGtgatttattattttcatgtTCGAAAGATAGTTCAGCCAGTATTTGGTACTCGCTAAATGGTGAGAGATTAGGTACTTTGGATGGTCACACAGGTACTATCTGGTCCATCGATGTCGACCGCTTCACCAAGTACTGCGTTACGGGAAGTGCCGATTACAGTATCAAATTGTGGGACGTATCAAGCGGGCAATGTATCGCCACATGGAAATCGCCTGTTCCTGTGAAGAGAGTCGAATTCTCCCCATGCGGTAACTATTTCCTTGCTATTTTGGACAACGTCATGAAAAACCCAGGTTCCATCAACATATACCAAATCGAAAGGGACTCCACCACTCATGAATTAACAAAGGTCTCCGAAGATCCAATTCATGCGATTATCACTCATGAAGGCTTAGACGCTGCCACTGTGGCGGGATGGTCCACTAAGGGTGCCTACATCGTTGCAGGCCATAAAGACGGTAAGATCAGTAAATACGATGTGAATAACAATTACGAATACGTGGATTCCATCGATTTGCACGAAAAATCCATCAGTGACATGCAATTTTCTCCAGATTTAACATACTTCATTACATCATCCAGAGATACCAGCTCATTCTTGGTCGATGTGTCCACTTTACAAGTCCTCAAAAAATACGAAACAGACTGTCCACTAAACACCGCCGTCATCACCCCATTGAAGGAATTCATTATTCTAGGTGGTGGTCAAGAAGCCAAGGACGTTACCACCACCAGCGCCAACGAAGGTAAGTTCGAAGCCAGATTTTACCACAAGATTTTCGAAGAAGAGATCGGAAGAGTACAAGGCCATTTCGGTCCCTTGAACACCGTCGCCATCAGCCCACAGGGTACAAGTTACGCCTCCGGTGGTGAAGATGGGTTCATACGTCTACATCATTTCGAAAAATCTTACTTTGATTTCAAGTACGACGTAGAAAAGGCTGCTGAAGCCAAGGAACACATGCAGGAAGCTAATTGA
- the LDO45 gene encoding Ldo45p (similar to Saccharomyces cerevisiae YMR147W; ancestral locus Anc_2.377) yields the protein MAARNRRRNNKKKSLLSKSGVQENDATYLFLAEELHENITDLNMGSEEAPIEARENSIPAKEFKHLQKQALQKLEPIDEHEDGDDEFSLKLKSVTKCSGPITEADVQKLLLSYAFTSGLIQEDENENENESRGQLITTSSSSGSSLSTYFHAFLERCKKFFYNLSLRIIEKYRAVQDSLYEVFWIIIIYLNYWFPDVGHYMRYVNWKFSPNNATATLLT from the coding sequence ATGGCAGCTAGAAATCGCAGAAggaacaacaagaaaaaatctcttTTGAGTAAGAGTGGCGTCCAAGAGAACGATGCGAcgtatttatttcttgcaGAAGAACTGCATGAAAACATTACCGACTTAAACATGGGTTCAGAAGAAGCCCCCATTGAGGCCCGCGAGAATTCAATTCCAGCCAAGGAGTTCAAACATTTGCAGAAGCAAGCATTGCAAAAGTTAGAGCCGATAGACGAACACGAAGACGGCGATGATGAGTTTTCACTGAAACTCAAGTCGGTGACAAAATGTTCGGGTCCCATCACCGAAGCTGACGTTCAGAAGCTGTTGTTAAGCTATGCCTTCACGAGCGGCTTGATACAGGAAGACGAAAACGAAAACGAAAACGAATCGCGCGGCCAACTCATTACAACATCGTCCTCATCTGGTTCTTCGTTGTCCACCTATTTTCATGCTTTCCTCGAAAGATGCAAGAAGTTTTTCTATAACTTGAGCCTACGGATAATAGAGAAATATAGAGCTGTGCAAGATAGCCTGTACGAGGTCTTTTGGATTATCATCATATATTTAAACTACTGGTTTCCCGATGTGGGACACTACATGAGGTATGTCAACTGGAAGTTCTCCCCCAATAATGCAACTGCCACTTTACTAACATGA
- the LDO16 gene encoding Ldo16p (similar to Saccharomyces cerevisiae OSW5 (YMR148W); ancestral locus Anc_2.376) — MVSTATLFFFVYLLLFVVIGVFSSLFIIPLLGISFVFAIGVVSFGFCSNLSFKMAQFVYVRADAFLKKVLDKMALQTKPAKVQEPISTLRPVSNPTIPSPLRQTARPSKFVTEEDVIFEPVSAQSAIARSLETTAKKAGN; from the coding sequence ATGGTCTCCACCGCTacgcttttcttttttgtgTACTTACTACTATTCGTAGTGATAGGAGTTTTCTCATCGTTGTTCATAATCCCCTTATTGGGCATTTCATTTGTGTTCGCCATCGGCGTGGTATCATTTGGATTCTGCAGCAACCTGAGTTTTAAAATGGCACAATTCGTGTACGTTCGAGCTGACgccttcttgaaaaaggtACTCGATAAAATGGCCCTACAAACAAAACCGGCAAAAGTGCAGGAACCCATCTCCACACTGAGACCAGTGTCCAATCCAACTATCCCAAGTCCGCTTAGACAGACGGCACGTCCCTCCAAGTTCGTCACCGAGGAAGATGTTATCTTTGAACCCGTCAGTGCTCAAAGTGCCATTGCCCGTTCCTTAGAGACCACCGCTAAGAAAGCGGGTAACTGA
- the SWP1 gene encoding dolichyl-diphosphooligosaccharide-protein glycotransferase (similar to Saccharomyces cerevisiae SWP1 (YMR149W); ancestral locus Anc_2.375) — MQFFKTLATLVTCMSFALAYVAQDLHVSFPSNKGKTSVMIGKVGPELGVDEATPTLVTVNNPNEVIQINFAVDSSDKPFQNTLLVGLPSSNLEMVFEPEIKDNGKLSMYKYKIDLATLDAALLQEAFKILEPVKATLILASSTAEAKDNLFREILQLDLDFDVAPSDSSLVDRFAIKPEIHHVFHPEPKRVAKTIAVIFVAIIIVTILSLLVTWLNSCAAAFDNIPAGANALYFLGFIATIVGFEVIFARYYLGTSIFETLFSSLYLGAPGLLASTKFLRSFGQTI, encoded by the coding sequence AtgcaattcttcaaaacacTTGCGACATTGGTGACGTGCATGTCATTTGCCCTCGCTTACGTGGCACAAGATCTTCATGTATCATTCCCCTCTAATAAGGGGAAGACCAGCGTTATGATCGGTAAAGTTGGGCCTGAACTTGGAGTGGATGAAGCCACTCCAACGTTAGTCACCGTCAATAACCCTAATGAAGTCattcaaataaattttGCCGTTGACTCCAGTGACAAGCCCTTTCAGAACACCCTGTTGGTAGGCCTACCTAGCAGCAACCTAGAAATGGTTTTCGAACCCGAAATTAAGGATAACGGCAAGTTGTCCATGTATAAGTACAAGATAGATTTAGCCACGCTAGACGCTGCCTTGTTACAAGAAGCTTTCAAGATTCTGGAACCAGTGAAGGCAACTTTGATCCTAGCATCCTCTACAGCCGAAGCGAAGGACAATTTGTTCAGGGAAATCTTACAGCTGGACTTGGATTTTGATGTAGCTCCTTCAGATTCATCTTTAGTTGATAGGTTCGCCATCAAGCCAGAAATCCATCACGTATTTCACCCTGAGCCAAAAAGAGTCGCAAAGACAATTGCTGTAATTTTCGTTGCAATTATCATCGTCACTATATTATCATTGCTCGTTACGTGGTTGAACTCTTGTGCTGCTGCATTCGATAATATTCCAGCCGGTGCCAATGCTCTATATTTCTTAGGTTTCATCGCGACCATTGTTGGATTCGAAGTCATCTTTGCCAGGTATTATTTAGGCACaagcatttttgaaactttattttcctctttgtaTTTGGGTGCTCCGGGCTTATTGGCCTCTACCAAATTCTTGAGATCCTTTGGCCAAACAATCTAG
- the IMP1 gene encoding endopeptidase catalytic subunit IMP1 (similar to Saccharomyces cerevisiae IMP1 (YMR150C); ancestral locus Anc_2.374): protein MTVGTLPVWSRTFSYAIRSLCLLHIIHMYVYEFTETRGESMLPTLSATNDYVHVLKNYQNGKGIKMGDCIVALKPTDPNHRICKRITGMPGDLVLVDPSTVVSHVGDVLLDEERFSTYIKVPEGHVWVTGDNLSHSLDSRTYNALPMGLIMGKIVAANNFDKPFWDGSRHSIWGFKWIKNTFVDASAENN from the coding sequence ATGACTGTCGGTACACTTCCCGTTTGGTCGAGAACTTTCTCCTATGCGATTAGATCATTATGCTTGCTGCATATAATACACATGTATGTGTACGAGTTTACGGAGACAAGGGGGGAATCGATGTTGCCCACATTATCCGCGACCAATGATTATGTGCATGTCTTGAAGAATTATCAAAATGGCAAAGGCATAAAAATGGGTGACTGTATAGTGGCATTGAAGCCCACTGACCCCAATCACAGAATTTGCAAAAGGATCACCGGTATGCCAGGTGACTTGGTGCTCGTGGACCCCAGCACCGTAGTTAGCCATGTCGGCGATGTACTccttgatgaagaaaggTTCAGTACGTACATTAAAGTTCCCGAGGGCCATGTTTGGGTAACTGGAGATAATCTATCACACTCATTAGACTCAAGAACATACAATGCATTACCTATGGGATTAATAATGGGAAAGATTGTAGCAGCTAATAATTTCGACAAGCCGTTCTGGGATGGTTCAAGACACAGTATTTGGGGGTTCAAATGGATCAAAAATACATTCGTGGACGCCAGTGCCGAGAACAATTGA